The Dehalococcoidales bacterium DNA segment TTAAGCTTTACTTGCCTTTCGGTTTTGCTGGAGTAGCCGCCGGTTTTGCTGGTGCAGCCGCTGGTTTGGACGGAGTAGCTCCCGGTTTGGATTTCTCTACCATATCTGCTTCACCTCCTTTTGGAGTGATTGCCTATATATCCGTTAAGCCTAATTAATCAATGTAATGTAATACTAGAATTGTAAATCAATAATTAATTATTGTCAATGCCTTTCAATCATTTTTTTAAAAAAATATTTATCTGCTTTTATATTATATTTTGACTATTTACCACTACATTTTTCAACAAACAGCGCTGGTTTAGTGTACAATTATTACGACTGGTGTAATAGCAAAAAGCAAATCCTTGAGATGGTTATAATTTGATGGGATACGGATACCGAACTATAGAACATACCGCAGATATCGGCCTCATTGCCTATGGGGCAACCTTGCCTGAAGCGTTTCTAAACGCTGCCAAAGGTATGAGTTCAATCATGATTGACCTTAGAACAATCAATACCAGCACCCGGGAAGATATTGCCGTTGAAGAATCAGATTCGGAAAAACTATTATATGCATGGCTTAATTATCTCCTATACTACTTCGACACGAGAGGAATAATATTCAGAAGATTTGAATTAATTTCTTTTACCAACAAACGATTAGAAGTGAGTTGTTATGGAGAAACATACGATCCCCGGCGCCATACCATTAAAACCGGAATAAAGGCGGCAACATTCCATCGTCTTTTAGTTGATAGTAAAAATAAACGTGTACGTGTATTCCTAGATGTTTAGGGAGCCACATGAATAACACAGAAGGGATTTTAGAGCAAATAGATCAATATCGGTGGCGCCTCCCTCGCAAATTCCAGGCATGCATGCTGGTACCAGGCATTATATATGCCTCCCGTGAGATGCTTTCCCACATTAACAAAGAAAATGTACTCGCACAGGTAGCCAATGTAGCCTGCTTGCCAGGAATTGTCCGGGCTTCCATGGCTATGCCAGATGTACATTGGGGTTACGGCTTTCCTATCGGGGGAGTTGCAGCTATGAATATGGAGGAAGGAGTTGTATCTCCTGGAGGGGTAGGATTTGACATAAACTGTGGTGTAAGACTTCTAACCACCCGACTGGATGACTCTTCGTTGAAAAACAAACTGGAAAAGCTGGTAAATGCTTTATACGCAAATATTCCGTCCGGCCTCGGCACGGGTGGCAAAATTCGGCTTGGCAAGCATGATATGGATAGGGTGCTTGGCAACGGAGCACGCTGGGTGGTTGAACAGGGATATGGTAAAACTGAAGATCTGGCAGTTACCGAGGAGAATGGACAGATGCCCGGAGCTGATCCCAACGCTGTCAGTGCACATGCCAGAGAGCGAGGTTCTTCGCAGCTGGGCACTCTCGGATCCGGAAACCATTTTATTGAAGTTGGGGTGGTCGATGAAATATATGAATCCGATATAGCACGAGTTTTGGGTATAGCTAAAAAAGATCAACTCCTGGTATGGATACATACCGGCTCCAGGGGTTTAGGGCACCAGGTTGCAGATGATTATATAAAAGTAATGCTGAATGCAATGCCTAAATACGGCATTAGAGTACCCGACCGCCAGCTCGCCTGTGCTCCATTAACTTCACCAGAAGGAGAACAGTATCTGGGTGCAATGCGAAGCGCTGCCAACTATGCCTGGGCAAATCGGCAACTTATCACCCATCATGTCAGACAGGCGTTTACCAGTGCCTTAGATATGAATGAAAGTTCGATTGGGTTAGAGATGATATACGATGTAAGCCATAACATAGCCAAGATCGAACAGCATATTGTAGATGGAATAACCAGGAGACTCTGTGTTCATCGCAAGGGCGCAACCCGAGCTTTCCCTCCAAGACATAGCAGTCTACCCGAATCATATGCTGATATCGGTCAGCCAGTTTTAGTACCGGGAGATATGGGGCGCTACTCCTACATAATGGTTGGCACCCAAAAAGCTATGGATGAAACATTTGGATCTGCTTGCCATGGAGCTGGCAGAATGAAAAGTCGCAAAGAAGCACAAAGAACAATTAGTGGAAAAGAGTATATAAAAGAATTAGCCGATCGCGGCATCATGGTGAGGGCGGGGAGTCTATCTGGTATTGCCGAAGAAGCTTCTCCTGCGTATAAGGATATTACAGACGTAGTTGAAGTAATAACAGGAGCAGGATTATCCAGGCCAGTAGCTCGCACTCGTCCTATAGGTGTGATAAAGGGCTGATGGTATTTTTAAATGAACAAGAAAACCATATTTGCCGATTGTTTGAACAAAACGCTTAATTTTGCAGTATCCAGTTACAGCCTTAAGGAAAAATTAGATTGTCTGGTTAAAGCAACGGCAGATGCCGTAGAAGGCGGGGCTTCCCTCATACTCCTCGATACTTCAGGCAGCCAGCTCATACCAGCGATTTCGAGCAAATTACCCAAATACTATCTTCAAAAAGGTTTACTGGATCGTTTTCGCAGTCTGGACGAAATTGACTCGGGTAAACCGGTTATAGTCAACGATATCGACACTGATGAACGAATTCAATACCGGGATCTCGCCCGGAAAGCCCGGATTACTGCTATTGCTGGAGCAGCTGTATATATTGGAGGAAACCCGGCTGGCAGCTTGCGGGCATATCTGCGCGACAACCGGGTTTTTCAAGACGAAGACATTAATTTTATCCAACGGATGGCTGAACTTGCGTCCTTGATGATTGGCCAGCATCGTACTTATCCCTTTGAAAAAAGAGGAGCGGGTAATGAGGTTACGCCTTCTATTATCGGGCAAATCAGGGAAACGGTATTTGCCCACCCAAGCGAAGCGGAATTTGCTGGTTTGCTTGATTTTTATAATATAGAATGGGTATATGAGCCCCGCTCCTTTATCCTCCACCAAGAAGGGAACCGGGTCACTGAAATGTTTAGCCCCGATTTCTATTTACCCGCGCTGGATCTATATGTAGAATTAACCACCCTCAAGCAAAGCTTGATTACCTATAAGAATCGGAAAATTCGTCGCTTAAGGGAGTTGCACCCGGAAATCAAAATAATCCTGCTAAATAAGAATAATTATGATCGTCTGTTAGCAAAATATGGAGCAGGACCATTGGGTCAATCTCGAGCACACGGCATTCGCAAAATACTCTATACTGTCGATCAAATAAAAGACAGGGTTGATGAACTTGCGGTACAGATCTCCGCGGATTACTCTAACAAGTGCCCGGTACTTCTGGGGGTGCAACGGGGTTTTATATGTTTTATGGCCGATCTTATCCGTAAAATAAGCGTTCCGATAGACATGGATTTTATGGCGATAAACCGGTACAGAAAAGACAGCCAGAGCAAGCTCTCGATCACTAAAGATACCGATCTGGATTTGACCGGACGGCATGTTTTACTGATTGAAGATATTGTTGATACTGGCATGACACTGAGCTCAATATTGGAATACCTTAAAGGAAGGCACCCTGCAAGCCTGGAAGTATGCACATTATTAAACAGGAAAGTGCGCAGATTAGTTGAAGTTGATATCAGGTATTGGGGATTCGATATTCCTGATGAGTTCGTCGTAGGCTATGGATTGGATTACCGGGAAGAATACCGCAATCTCCCATTTATAGGGGTTCCGATTGTACTTGATGAAACGATAGATTCGGGCTAGGCAATAAAACCAACAAAAATGCTCCAAGTAACCTTTGCCTTTTGAGCTGAATCAACCAGGTGACCTTTTCTGAACCACAGTTGTGATACTTACTCAGGGTGCTCCCTGATTTGATGGCCCTAACTGCTCGGCTACTTGGAGCATTTTCAGTATCTCATACATGTAAACGAGTGTCAAAACAGTTTGCAGCCGCTTTTGTTTTCTGTGGGCACTTAAGCCGAGATTTGCTTGCCTGAAAGCTCTTGTTTTCTTTGAAAAATTATAAAATTCTCAAATAGGCGGTGAGCGGAAGGCCAAACCAAAACTGTAGGTAATAAGTTAACATAACGGATACATTAATAAGCCAGAAATTACGCTATTTCAAAAGACGAGGGTCTTAATAACATACACAAATGGAGAGTTAATTCGAAAAGTGGCGACCCCGAGGGGATTTGAACCCCTGATCTCCACCGTGACAGGGTGGCATGTTAGACCGCTACACCACGGGGCCATATTTAATCCGGTTGAAGTGTATCAAGAATAGCAAATAATTGTCAACCGCAACAAACAGTAAAATGTTTACTTATAAAACAGATTCAAGCTACTGACAACGCTATTATTCCTGATGATCCAAAATCTTCTTCCGCCCAGATGAATATTATCCCAATCATTAACAACTGGGATTTCCGCATATTCTACTCTGGGGCCGTATTCCTCCTTCCAGTCATAGCGATATTCGCCCCAGTCATCTCCCAAGTTCAAGTCACTATCATCGTAACGGTGATAATCAGCACCCAGTTCTTGAAATACGCTCTCTATATTTGCACTGGACACAAGAGTGCCTGTACCGGAAAAGGGACCATATAATTCACTCGGATATTCAGGCTTCACAATCTTGCATTCAAAACTGTTGGAATATCGGGCAACGGCTGTCTCTAGCGCTATGAACTTTGCGTGTTGTATTGTTGTCCGCAAGTCTCTTTCCCAGTTATTGAGATTATACAATAGGCCAAAATGTAAAATTAAATCGTATTTTTGGTTTAATATCCATGGTTTTTCCTGATCAAGAAGCATGAGAGTAGCGTTTTCATCCTTCTTTTTTACTGTATCCAGAGATTCCTGTCGGGCATCAGCAAAGGTAACGTCCGCACCAATACTTTTGAGATATAGCCCTATATTACCAAATCCGCAAGCAAGCTCTAACACTTTCTTTCCCTTGAACCATTCTCTTGAAAAAATGTGCTCAAGTTTCCTTACTCTTTTTACTCTCCAGTCGTTGAAAACCCCACCGAATAACTCACTCTCTTCATGTAGCAAAGATTCATCTGCAAACATTCAATACCTCTCAGTTTAGTCTGGGAATTCCGCCTGTAAGTCTGCTCCCGGCAGTGTATTTATACCAGGTCAGGAAGGGGCGGTATTGTTTACTACAACCTGAAAGTGATTTTATCAGAACACCTTATATTGTTCAAAATAAGAGTAAAGGTCACTAAATCCCCAGGCTATGTTGCGGCTATAAACCAACCAAGCATGCTGAAGGCGCGCAAGATCAAAGCTAAAATAAAAATTGTTTGTATCGACTACGTGTGTTATAATTAGCCTAAATTTTGTTTGAATGAGAAGAGGCACAAGAGTGGCAGTTAAAGAAAGTAGCAAGAAACCAGAGGCAACCAATACCCAAGCTGCTGAAGGTGAAGCCCGTGATTATGAAATGGTCATAGTCCTTAAACCGGCAGCCACCGATCTGGACAATGAAAAGGCAGTAGAGAATCTTAAGAAGATGATCGAAGATTTCGGAGGCACCATCAAGCAGATTGAGCCTTGGGGGAAAAAGAAGCTTGCATATCCCATTGCCCACATGAACGATGGGTTTTACGTTCTTGCCCGCTTCAATCTTAACCCTGGCAAAACCGGGGAGATGGAGAACAAGCTGAGGTTCAATGAACAGGTTATCCGTCATCTGCTGGTAATGGACGAGAGCTAGTTCGAAGGAGAGCGCGCAATGGTTAGTTTGAATAAGGTGATGCTGATTGGTAATGTAGGAAGCGATCCTGAGATGCGTTTCATTGCAAACGGAAACCCAGTAACATCATTCAGAGTGGCAACCAACCGGTTTTATACTACTCCGGAAGGAGAACGCAAGCAGGAAACTGACTGGTTCAGTGTTGTCACCTGGAACAAGTTGGCCGAGCAATGCAACCAGTTTCTCGCAAAAGGTCGCTTGGTTTATGTTGAGGGCAGGCTTCACAGCCGAAGCTGGGAAGCTCAGGACGGCCAAAAAAGAACCCGCACAGAAGTCATTGCCAACCGCGTTACTTTTCTTGACCGTCAGTCACAAAGTGGCGGCGAAGACAAGACAGATGATATATATAATGATGAACTTACCCCGGACGATATTCCCTTCAGTTAGGGCAAACATACCATAATATTGAGTAAACTAATCTAAATAAGGAGACATGAAATACCTGTGGCAAGAGAAATAACCACAAAACCCAAAGGTAGAACTGGCGGCAGATGGGGCGGTAACAAGTTTGTTGCCAGAAGAAAAGTGTGCACTTTTTGTGCCAACAAGAGTACCCTCATAGATTACAAAGACATTAGCCTGTTAGGGCGCTATCTTACCGATCGTGCCAAAATCCTGCCAAGAAGACGTACCGGTAATTGCGCCAGGCACCAGAGAGCTCTGGCAGCTGCAATTAAAAGAGCCCGTTATCTTGCTTTGCTTCCTTACACCGCCGAGCATATATACGAGATGGGCGCGACGTATGAAATAAGCCGGCCGCATTACCGAAAAGATTATCATAAACCGATTGCTGAGGTATCTTCTTCCCCGGTAAGCGCTGCTGAAACAACCGAACCTGCAGATGAAACCACAGTCACAGAAGAAATCGAGGTTGAAACAACTACCGAAGATATCGTCTCTGCAGAAAAAAACGGGGAAGAATAGACACTGGCATTTTTGTTTTATGATAAGGAGTAATTGTGCCTAAAAGAACATATCAACCAAAGAAAATCCCCAGGAAACGCGAGCATGGTTTTCTGGCTCGCATGAGCACCCGCGGTGGTCGGGCAGTATTAAAAGCAAGGCGCTTGAAGGGGCGGAAACGGCTTACTGTTGTTTAAGACGAGCCGATTAGAGCCGGCTTCCGAAAAAATACCGATGCCGGCTTGACCTTTCTATATCGATGAAAGGACAACAATACCTCAGGGACACTAAAGAATATAGCCGGGTTCACCAGCAGGGAGCAGTCTACCGGAGGCGTGGTTTTAACCTAAAGGTAGCCGAAAATGGAATGGATTATTCACGCTGGGGCCTGGTGGTGAGTCGAAAAGTTGGTTCATCTGTTGTAAGGAATAAAGTCAAGCGAATGCTTAGGGAAATACTCAGGCATACCGACATTACACCGGGCTGGGATATCGTTATTGTAACTCGTCCTTACATAAATAACATGGATTTTGGTGATATAAAAAACCAGGTAACTGTAATGCTGGAAGAAGCTGGCCTGATTTAAAAAGAGTAAAGTAATGAAACATCTTTCGCTGGCAATGATACGCTTCTACCAGAAATATATTTCGTCTGTTTTACCTTCTTCATGCCGTTATACACCAACTTGCTCTCAGTACACTTACGAAGCAATCAACCGTTTTGGTGTGAGTAAAGGGGTATGGATGGGGATAAAGCGAATTTCCCGCTGTCACCCCTTTAATCCCGGCGGTTACGACCCTGTTCCGGAGAGGAACCAGTAATCATATACTAAGGAAGAACGGTGCATAATAAAAGAACCTTTAAATTAATTGTATTGCTCTCATTGCTTGTGTCAGGTGTAATCCTGACTGGTTGTGTTGGTCGGGGCACTGCCCAAGCGGGATGGTCAGGCGTCGCTACCGGAGGAGAATCTGTATACCTCGGTTCGAGTGCTGGCAAGCTCGTTGCATTAAATTCTATCAATGGCTTTTATCAATGGCAGGAAAATTTGGAATCCGCTTCTTCCGGTGGAGGCTTGGGCTGCGCCGGAGCAACTGCTGCAGTTGTTTATTCCACCCCAGTGGTATACGGTGATACGGTATATGTTGGAGATGGCGGAGGAAGATTATATGCATTTAACGTTAACGACCGTCAGTCTAAAAGCGTGGCATTGAATGCAAAGAAGCCTGGTGCTATTATTGGTAATCCGCTTATCGCTCATGATACTGTCTATGTTGGATCTACCGATGGCAATCTTTATGCTTACGATGCCGCATCGCTTACCTACCAATGGCAATACAATACCGGCGGTGAGATATGGGCATCTCCTGCAGAATGGGAAAATAGTGTTTTTGTAGCGTCATTCGATAAAAAATTATATTCGATAGATGCGACAACCGGTCAGCCAAACTGGAACAAGCCATTTGAAACCAATGGGCCAATAATTGCATCTCCAATTGTCTTCGGAGATACCGTGCTGGTGGCTTCTCTTGACAGGCATGTATACGCGGTTGATGCTGAAACAGGCGAGCTTATATGGAGCTTCCCGGCAGGTGAGAATAGTGAGGACGCTCCAAAGCGGTGGTTGTGGGCTACTCCAATTATAAGCGAAGGTAAAATATACATTTCCGGTATGGACGGGATAGTGTATGTACTTAATGGAGACAACGGAGAACTGGTCAAGGTAATTGATATTCAAGAGTCTATTGCATCCACTCCAGTTATTGCTGGCGACCGACTGGTAGTAGCTACTGAAAATGGAAAGATTTATTCAATCGATACCATCACTTACCAAAAAATAGAACTCAGAGATATCAACACCGAGCTATCTTCACCCCTTGAAGCCGACGGTACCACTGTCTTTATTCATTCCATCAAAGGAAATACGGTTTATGCCCTAAATGGTGAAACCGGTGCTTTGTT contains these protein-coding regions:
- a CDS encoding archease, with the translated sequence MGYGYRTIEHTADIGLIAYGATLPEAFLNAAKGMSSIMIDLRTINTSTREDIAVEESDSEKLLYAWLNYLLYYFDTRGIIFRRFELISFTNKRLEVSCYGETYDPRRHTIKTGIKAATFHRLLVDSKNKRVRVFLDV
- a CDS encoding RtcB family protein produces the protein MNNTEGILEQIDQYRWRLPRKFQACMLVPGIIYASREMLSHINKENVLAQVANVACLPGIVRASMAMPDVHWGYGFPIGGVAAMNMEEGVVSPGGVGFDINCGVRLLTTRLDDSSLKNKLEKLVNALYANIPSGLGTGGKIRLGKHDMDRVLGNGARWVVEQGYGKTEDLAVTEENGQMPGADPNAVSAHARERGSSQLGTLGSGNHFIEVGVVDEIYESDIARVLGIAKKDQLLVWIHTGSRGLGHQVADDYIKVMLNAMPKYGIRVPDRQLACAPLTSPEGEQYLGAMRSAANYAWANRQLITHHVRQAFTSALDMNESSIGLEMIYDVSHNIAKIEQHIVDGITRRLCVHRKGATRAFPPRHSSLPESYADIGQPVLVPGDMGRYSYIMVGTQKAMDETFGSACHGAGRMKSRKEAQRTISGKEYIKELADRGIMVRAGSLSGIAEEASPAYKDITDVVEVITGAGLSRPVARTRPIGVIKG
- the hpt gene encoding hypoxanthine phosphoribosyltransferase, which gives rise to MNKKTIFADCLNKTLNFAVSSYSLKEKLDCLVKATADAVEGGASLILLDTSGSQLIPAISSKLPKYYLQKGLLDRFRSLDEIDSGKPVIVNDIDTDERIQYRDLARKARITAIAGAAVYIGGNPAGSLRAYLRDNRVFQDEDINFIQRMAELASLMIGQHRTYPFEKRGAGNEVTPSIIGQIRETVFAHPSEAEFAGLLDFYNIEWVYEPRSFILHQEGNRVTEMFSPDFYLPALDLYVELTTLKQSLITYKNRKIRRLRELHPEIKIILLNKNNYDRLLAKYGAGPLGQSRAHGIRKILYTVDQIKDRVDELAVQISADYSNKCPVLLGVQRGFICFMADLIRKISVPIDMDFMAINRYRKDSQSKLSITKDTDLDLTGRHVLLIEDIVDTGMTLSSILEYLKGRHPASLEVCTLLNRKVRRLVEVDIRYWGFDIPDEFVVGYGLDYREEYRNLPFIGVPIVLDETIDSG
- a CDS encoding methyltransferase domain-containing protein; its protein translation is MFADESLLHEESELFGGVFNDWRVKRVRKLEHIFSREWFKGKKVLELACGFGNIGLYLKSIGADVTFADARQESLDTVKKKDENATLMLLDQEKPWILNQKYDLILHFGLLYNLNNWERDLRTTIQHAKFIALETAVARYSNSFECKIVKPEYPSELYGPFSGTGTLVSSANIESVFQELGADYHRYDDSDLNLGDDWGEYRYDWKEEYGPRVEYAEIPVVNDWDNIHLGGRRFWIIRNNSVVSSLNLFYK
- the rpsF gene encoding 30S ribosomal protein S6 — encoded protein: MAVKESSKKPEATNTQAAEGEARDYEMVIVLKPAATDLDNEKAVENLKKMIEDFGGTIKQIEPWGKKKLAYPIAHMNDGFYVLARFNLNPGKTGEMENKLRFNEQVIRHLLVMDES
- the ssb gene encoding single-stranded DNA-binding protein; translation: MVSLNKVMLIGNVGSDPEMRFIANGNPVTSFRVATNRFYTTPEGERKQETDWFSVVTWNKLAEQCNQFLAKGRLVYVEGRLHSRSWEAQDGQKRTRTEVIANRVTFLDRQSQSGGEDKTDDIYNDELTPDDIPFS
- the rpmH gene encoding 50S ribosomal protein L34 translates to MPKRTYQPKKIPRKREHGFLARMSTRGGRAVLKARRLKGRKRLTVV
- the rnpA gene encoding ribonuclease P protein component, which codes for MKGQQYLRDTKEYSRVHQQGAVYRRRGFNLKVAENGMDYSRWGLVVSRKVGSSVVRNKVKRMLREILRHTDITPGWDIVIVTRPYINNMDFGDIKNQVTVMLEEAGLI
- the yidD gene encoding membrane protein insertion efficiency factor YidD, with the translated sequence MKHLSLAMIRFYQKYISSVLPSSCRYTPTCSQYTYEAINRFGVSKGVWMGIKRISRCHPFNPGGYDPVPERNQ
- a CDS encoding PQQ-binding-like beta-propeller repeat protein; the encoded protein is MHNKRTFKLIVLLSLLVSGVILTGCVGRGTAQAGWSGVATGGESVYLGSSAGKLVALNSINGFYQWQENLESASSGGGLGCAGATAAVVYSTPVVYGDTVYVGDGGGRLYAFNVNDRQSKSVALNAKKPGAIIGNPLIAHDTVYVGSTDGNLYAYDAASLTYQWQYNTGGEIWASPAEWENSVFVASFDKKLYSIDATTGQPNWNKPFETNGPIIASPIVFGDTVLVASLDRHVYAVDAETGELIWSFPAGENSEDAPKRWLWATPIISEGKIYISGMDGIVYVLNGDNGELVKVIDIQESIASTPVIAGDRLVVATENGKIYSIDTITYQKIELRDINTELSSPLEADGTTVFIHSIKGNTVYALNGETGALLWSTSLN